The following nucleotide sequence is from Saccharothrix texasensis.
GACTCGGCGGAGGAGCTCTTCTGGCGGCGGGGCGCGTCGACGACCGGCGTGCAGGACATCGTGTCGGCGACCGGCGTCAACCGGTCCAGCCTGTACGCCACGTTCGGCGGCAAGCGGGAGCTCTACGTCGCCGCGTTGCGCCGCTACGCCGACCGGCGTTCGGGCCCGGTCTTCCGGCGGCTCGCCGAGGACGACCGCGGGCTGCCGGCGATCGCGGACTTCTTCCGCGCGCTGATCGGCGTCCGCTGCGCCGGCGAGCACGCCCGGTGGGGCTGCATGGTCACCAACGCGCACGCCGGCGCGGAGAACGACGACCCGGACGTCCGGGCCGTCCTGCACGACCACCACGACCGGTTGCGGGCGGCGATGGGCGCGGCGCTGGAACGCGCGCGGGCCGCCGGCGAGCTGCGACCGGGCGTGGTGCCCGCGACGTCGGCCGACGTGCTCTCGCTGCTGGCCTACGGGGTGAACGTGCGCTCCCGCGCGGGCGCGACCCCGCGAGCGCTGGGCGACACCGTCACGGCCGTGCTCGACTCACTGGCGAACCGACCCGAGGAGATCCGCTGACATGGTGCAGTTCACCGTTCACGACGAGAACACCGCGCCCGAGGACGCCCGCCCCTACCTGGAAGCCGGCAAGCGCCGCCTGGGCTTCGTCAGCACGCTCAACGCCGTGATGGCGGAGTCGCCGGAACTCCTGGCCGGCTACAACGCGCTGGCCGAGCAGTTCGGCAAGTCCTCGCTGTCCGGGCCCGCGAAGCACGTCGTGTGGATCACCACCAGCGTCCTGAACGGCTGCGAGTACTGCGTGGCCGCGCACTCCACGCTCGCGGTGAAGACCGGCGTGGACGAGGGGACCGTGCAGGCCCTGCGCGCCGGCAAGCCGTTGTCGGACAACGCCTTGGAGGCCGTCCGCCGGTTCACCGAGCGCGTGGTCACCGACCGGGGTTGGGTGGGCGACCAGGAGGTGGAGGAGTTCCTGGCCGCGGGCCACACCCGCCGCCAGGTGCTGGACGTGATCCTCGGCGTCGGGATGAAGACGCTGTCCAACTACACCAACCACATCGCCCACACGCCGCTCGACCCGGCGTGGCAGGACCAGGAGTGGAAGCGCGACGAGGCCTAGGAGGACGCACCGGCGGGACCGGCCGGGTGGCCGGTCCCGCCGGTGCGCTCAGCTCCTGGCCGGGAGCACCCGGACCGCCGGGGCGATCACGGTGTTGTCGGCCGACAGCGCGTCGCGGACGCCCACGGGCTCGGCGACCACCTTGAACACCACGGTGCCCTCCGCCAGGTCCGCCGCGGTGAACGCGTAGTCGAACGTGAACGCCACCGTGCGGTTCTGCCGGGCGGGCACCGGCTTGGTCAGCGTGCCGACCACCTGGTAGCCGGCCGAACCGCCGCGGTGGAGGGTGACGGTCACCGTCTCGTCGTACCGGGTGTCGGCCACGGTCACCGTCAGCGGTCTCGTCGTGCCGACCCGGGCCGTGGCCGGCGCGGAGAACCCGGTGATGCCCACGTCGTGCGTGCGGACCGACACCGTCCTGGTGGTCGTCGCGGTGCGCCCGCCCTGTCCGCTGACCGTCATCCGCGCGGTGTAGTCGCCGTCGGCGGCGTACCGGTGGTAGGCGTACCCGTCCGTCGGGTCGACGACCGTGCCGTCACCGAAGTCCAGCTCGTCGATGGCGGTCCCGCCTCCCTCGGGGTCGTCGGAGTAGTCGGTGAACCGGACGTCGTCGTGGATCGACGGCGCCTCCGGCGAGACCCGCAGGTCCGGCCGCAACGCCTGCGCGAGCCGCAGCCCGAGCACCACCTCGTCGGCGGTCGCGTGGGCCGCGTTGAACTGGAAGTGCAGCGGACGGCCCGCCTCGGCGCGGAACAACGTCCGGTAGCCGGTGCAGACCACCTCGGTCAGGTCGCCCAACGACGTGCCGGTGTAGGCCGCGGCGACGGCGTTGTGGCCGCCCCACGAGTCCGCGTCGAGCGCGATCACCTCGGTCTCGACGGGCGTGTAGGTGTACCAGACCGACGGCGAGCCGGGGTTGAGGTCGCAACTCGCGGCCGGCTCACCCGCCTCGACCGTGGCCGCCGCCAGCGACACCCGGTTCAGCGCGGGCAGGGCGTCGACGACCGCGCGGTCGGCGAAGTGGTCGTTGGCGGGCGCCGGCACCGCCTCGGCGGTGATCCGGACGAGGCCCTGCCACGGCGAGGCCGCCAGCTTCAGGTAGTACGTGACACCCGCGCGGGCGTCCAGCTCGCGGGTCATCCGACCCGACTCGCACGTGCCGGGCTCCCAGTGCAGCCCGCCACGCGCGCCGGTGAAGATCGCGGTCTCCACGTAGGTGTCGTGGACGTCGATGCGCAGCGTCACGTCCTCGGTCGACGTGAAGGAGTACCAGGCGGACCCGGACTCCAGCTGGTGGCACGGGTTCGGGTCGTC
It contains:
- a CDS encoding TetR/AcrR family transcriptional regulator; the encoded protein is MPDVKHFDPEAVLDSAEELFWRRGASTTGVQDIVSATGVNRSSLYATFGGKRELYVAALRRYADRRSGPVFRRLAEDDRGLPAIADFFRALIGVRCAGEHARWGCMVTNAHAGAENDDPDVRAVLHDHHDRLRAAMGAALERARAAGELRPGVVPATSADVLSLLAYGVNVRSRAGATPRALGDTVTAVLDSLANRPEEIR
- a CDS encoding carboxymuconolactone decarboxylase family protein, with amino-acid sequence MVQFTVHDENTAPEDARPYLEAGKRRLGFVSTLNAVMAESPELLAGYNALAEQFGKSSLSGPAKHVVWITTSVLNGCEYCVAAHSTLAVKTGVDEGTVQALRAGKPLSDNALEAVRRFTERVVTDRGWVGDQEVEEFLAAGHTRRQVLDVILGVGMKTLSNYTNHIAHTPLDPAWQDQEWKRDEA
- a CDS encoding PKD domain-containing protein, which gives rise to MRRRAVEGQRVDRGRGRLVAVTAVALVASVLTPGVAQAAPPANDDFDHAVAISGLPFTHEVDMGEATGAPDDPNPCHQLESGSAWYSFTSTEDVTLRIDVHDTYVETAIFTGARGGLHWEPGTCESGRMTRELDARAGVTYYLKLAASPWQGLVRITAEAVPAPANDHFADRAVVDALPALNRVSLAAATVEAGEPAASCDLNPGSPSVWYTYTPVETEVIALDADSWGGHNAVAAAYTGTSLGDLTEVVCTGYRTLFRAEAGRPLHFQFNAAHATADEVVLGLRLAQALRPDLRVSPEAPSIHDDVRFTDYSDDPEGGGTAIDELDFGDGTVVDPTDGYAYHRYAADGDYTARMTVSGQGGRTATTTRTVSVRTHDVGITGFSAPATARVGTTRPLTVTVADTRYDETVTVTLHRGGSAGYQVVGTLTKPVPARQNRTVAFTFDYAFTAADLAEGTVVFKVVAEPVGVRDALSADNTVIAPAVRVLPARS